The genome window GTGTCGAGAGGCTGGTTCTCTGTCCTCTGGTCCTGGCCGTGCCCTCAGGGGATCTTCCTCAGCTGTATGCTGTTAGGCAGGTGTCAGCTTTAGAGACTGAAGTCTGACTTAGAACCATGTCTGTTGAGGAGCGTTTTCTCCTGTGTGGTGGCAGCTGAGGTTTTGGCAAATAAGCTGTTTTGTGCACAGTCCCAGATCACAATCGGGCCACTCTGAGTGCAGAGCAGCCCGTGCATATTAGGTGAGGCCTTCCCAGATGGCAAGTAGGTAGTATGCTGTCAGTTTAAATATGCAGAATCCTTAGGGGTTGTGGCCGAGGTGGGTGGTGGGGTATCTGATCGTGGACTTCCTGCCACTCTCCGGCTGGCTcccccacagagacacacatcgTTTGGATGAACTGAAGTGACATTTCAGGTCAATGATTATTTCAGCCAGAAGGGCTGCTACTGCTGTCAGGAGGAGATGGAACTGGCACCACTTTGTCCTTAGGTGATTTGACCTCATCAAATCCCCCAAGGAATCCTTCCACACACACTGTATACTCACCGGCACACAAGCACGCCCACCTCTTACACGGTTGCGCACATTTGTATATATCCAGGTATGCACCTACACAGGCAGATGCGGTCACACACTGGGACACCTCCTGGTGTGTGCACAGGCACAAGAGCGACTTACAGCCTCACTCACAAACTTCACGCACTTGGGCACCGAACTGGGCCAGGGCAGCCTGGGGGCTCCCAGACCTCAGGTCCTCAGGCTCCAACCCCACCCTGTGCAGCTGCCCTGACCTTGGGTCTTAATAGAATTTGGGGCCTAGGAACCACCGTTTATCTTGGCCTAGAAAGGAAATTAAGTGGTTTGAATTACCAGCTCCCTAGGAGGCAGGGCCAGTCTGTGTGAGACGGCGCGGCCTGTCCCAGCACCTTAGGGACCCAAGGATTTGATGCCCGGTGTTGCCTGGCGCCATGGCTGCGGCCAGTGGCTGGTTGCAGGACACGTGCCGATGTCCTGCATCTGCTCGGCAGACGTCCCCGCTGACCCCTAGCCCTGCCCTGAGGGACTGATGAGCCACTTGGCTTCACTCTCTCAGATGAGGGGACCCTCAGCCTTGTTGAGCAGTGTCAGTACCACTCTGCCACCTGGAGAGCCAGGAGTCTGCTCGGAACAGCTGGGAGGAGGGCATGCCCCGAAGGACCCAGCTTTCTCTAGAAGAATGGAAAGAtaaggggaagagctggaaggaTCTGAGAAGGAGCCTGGCCTTGGGCCTGACTTCTGCCCATTGCCTCTGGACCGGCTGCCCTGGAACTCATTCCGGCCCTGCTCATGGGCCCCAGGGGAGGGACTGGGGCTGGCTTGGAAGTCCTTGGGGCAGCAGGGGTCCCACCCAGCAGGAGATGAGATCCCAGAACAGCAGAAACATGGCTCaggcctccctcttctctctctcccctgtgggCAGCAGCCGTGACAGGAGGGGTTTACAGAACTCAGATGTGCAGGGTGGGCTCTGGCTCAGCCCTGGCACCTCGTGGGAAGGCCCTGaacacccctctctccctccgcAGTGTCTTAGATGATGAGGGCAACAACCTGCGGCAGCAGAAGCTTGACCGGCAGGTgagtgaggctggggctggggggaggggtagtCAGTGCTCGCCATCCTGGCAGGGCCTGGGCGGGGATCACCAAGGCCACGGCAGGAGAGCTGCCCCCTTCCAGGGTGGGCCTGACTGACGGAGAGAGGATCTCTTCCAGAAGCAGCTCCCCTTTCCCCCCCGCTCAGCCTGAGCACTGACTTGTCCGTGGGGCACTTGGGGCCGTGGCCGGAGGCTGGCTGTCTGGGCTGTGGTTCTGCCAAGACAGCATCCTGAACTGAGTTTTGCCTCCTTTTCCTGGGCCCCACGTCTTAGGGCACCAAGGACATAAGGCCTTGGCCCTGAGTGGGCTTTAGACCCCAGAGCCATCTCTAGAAGTGAGCTGAGCCAGCAGGGCCTTCTCTCCGCCCCTAACCTGGGAGCCCTCCCCTGGGGGGAGGCGGTGGGCTGCCCTCTCCAGCTCGATGACCTCCGTGTCTGTCGGTGCCTCTGTAGCGGGCACTGCTGGAGCAGAAGCAGAAGAAGAAGCGCCAGGAGCCGCTGATGGTGCAGGCCAACGCGGATGGGCGACCACGCAGCCGGCGGGCCCGGCAGTCAGAGGAGCAGGCCCCCCTGGTGGAGTCCTACCTCAGCAGCAGTGGCAGCACCAGCTACCAAGGTACGCCTTGCCCTCGGGACAAACCAGGGGAGGCCCTGTGTGGTGGGGGCTCCTCACCCCTCAGGCGCTGCTGCTAATCTGTGCAGGCAGGGGGTCGTCTGTCAGGGTGTGCCCAGGCTGAGCATGGCTCCCAGCCCAGGCTGTCAGTGGAGTGGGACGGGTAGAGGGAGGCTGGGACCTGGAGCCTTGGCCTCCTGGGTCAGATGTTGGGTGTTAGAGCCAGAAGCTGAAACTTTATGGATCTGGGAGTTCAAATGTCCAGGTTTCTGATTTGGAGAATTTCACTGAGAACAGGAAGCAGCTCCTAGGAGCAGAGCGGTTTGCTCCCCACTGGTATTCTGCCATCTGAGAATAATCCATCTCAACATCCTACACCCACTAGTGTCTCCTGAGACAGACACCTGTTGCTTTTTCTCCTGGGCTCCCCACACCCTTAGTCTGCCTGGCTTCTGACTCGCAGGTCCCTGCACAGAGCTGTGAGGACCAGCAGCCTCCAGCTGTTCCTTCTTTGCATGCACTGCTTAGCAGAACcccctggggtgaggggagggggtctCTTATTTTTATCCTGGGGGTAGGGGAGCTCAGGACCCTCCTTCCTGTAGGTTAGGGTAGGGTACCCCAGGCTGAAAAGAGTTGGTCTCTGATCCCAAAGTAGGGACTCGGTTCAGTCCCCACTGCCGCCTGCTGGTGCAGGCGTCCCAGTGACTTCTCTATCTGATGGTGGCTCCAGGAGGGGGGCCACAGGCTTTTGCAGTTGGAAGGAACCTTAGCAACCAGGGTTTTCCCCTCATCTGTGTGAACCTGCAGGCTCTAGCCACTTTGAGTTACTGGTAATGGCCTCAGCTCAGGCTGAATCTTTCTCACCTAACTGCTGGGCTGTCCCCACACCTGGGCTACACAGCCTCTCAGGTTCCACTTACCAGCCCGAGTGTACTGAGTCTCTGTGCCTTGGAGGGCGGTACCTAGTGCCCAGACTTGGCACAGCACCCTGGCGAGCTTGGTGTCCTCTGCCCTCATCCcactgaggaatcccatttatatcTAGTAATAAAGGCATTTGCCAGTGGCTGAGTGTGGTGCTGGGCACTCGACCTGCattctctcttttattcctcACAATAACTCGTTATCTCTACATGTTCGATAAGTGTTTGGGCTCCGAGGGGGTCACCAGCTTGCCCATGGTACATTGCTAGTGAGCATCAAGGCAAGGCTTTGAACCTGGGCTTGTCAGACTCCCAGTGGCCTTTCCACCATACTGTCACCTCCCTGGTCCCTCATACTAATTCCCTGTGTGGGCTTCTGTTCAGCATACTCGTCCACAGCTGGTATGTCTGTACTTCACCTGAAGGGCCTTCGGAGGAAGGGGTCAGGGACCTCAGCCTGGCGCTGCTGTCCTAGGCAGGCAGCTCCAGCGGCTCCACACAGACCCGGCCCCCAGCCACACCCTGTCTGGCAGCCCCCTCCTCGCACTTCCTGTGAGCACTGTCCCAGGGGTGGTGTGGGGCTCTGCAGAGAAGGCAGCTGCTGTGTGGGCATCACAGCCCCAGCTCTGCCAAGCCTGGCACCTGACCGTTCAGGGCTGCCCGAGGGTGGGAGCCTGCTCCTGGGACTTGAGGCTTTGAGGGTCTTACAAGTCACTGACATACAGCCATTTTTGGCAAGTGTGTCTTGAGTACTGAACTGTGTGCCAGGCCTGCAGAAACGACCAGTCAGAAGATAGACTTTCTGATCACGCCCCTGTTGATCACTTGCTCCCTTGCAACTCTGAGCAAGTCACTGACCCTCTCTGGGTTTGTTTCCTCTCCTGTGAGAAAAATTATCTCCAGACTTCGAGCATTGGAGCAGCCATTGTATGTGCCAAGTTCTAGTCGCTCCATGCTATTTTCTGCTGAGAGTCCAGACCTGGCTGGGTCGTGCTGCTTCTCTTAGCTCTGTCAGCCAGCCCCGAGAAGGCCACTACGGGCTGGCTGACCTGGGATCAGTGTGGCCCAGAACACCCCGACCCCCACCTGCAGCTTGAGCTGCCTTATGCTCTGCCCTCTGCTGGCTCTTGGTGTTAAATACAAGGGGAGTTAGACAAAAAGTCAGAACTGATGGGTTTATGCAGCTTAAACACTTTCTGACCTACCCGCCATGCTCATTCCTGTTATATATTCatccagttttaaaatatttattcaggcaAACTTTGTGACAACTTCCAGATGAGAGGCTGGGGATCCAGAGTGAGCACCAATGGGTGTGGTCACTGTTCTCGTGACCTTACAGTCTAAGAGGGAAGGGAGTGAAAGATTGTCACAGGTATGCTTTGCAGAAAGAAGCCAGGCTCTGGGTGTGAATGGCAGAGGCCCTGCTCCCAGCTGAGGGTTAGGGAGGCTGCCCTAGGAGCTGGAATCTGCAGAATGAGTGGGGATTAGTGGGAGAGGCGGCAGTCAGGAAGATGGTCCAGGCAGTGGGACCTCCAGGTGCAAAGCCCCAGTGGCAAGAGGGCATCCAGGATGCACAAGAGGATGGAGTAGCTGGGACCCGGGGAGAGCCTGGGAGGTGAGGAGGGACCCGGGGAGAGCCTGGGAGGTGAGGAGGGACCCGGGCAGAGCCTGGGAGGTGAGGAGGGACCCGGGGAGAGCCTGGGAGGTGAGGAGGGACCCGGGCAGAGCCTGGGAGGTGAGGAGGGACCCGGGCAGAGCCTGGGAAGTGAGGAGGGACCCGGGCAGAGCCTGGGAGGTGAGGAATGTGCAGTTAGGCCAACGGCGAGGCGAGGGAGATGGAGGAGCCAGCCTTGCAGCAGACTGTTGATGCTCATCTTAGGAGCAAGGAGAGATCATTCTGGGACTTTGAGCAGGTTATGACTCTGACACGTGGAGAATTCAGAGGCCACCCAGCTGTGACCCTTCCGAAACCTCTCTGATAGTGTGTGCAGCTCCTTGAGTCCAGAATGACTCCTGCCTCGGGGCACTCCGCACCCCAGGCACCGTGGGCGCGTCCCTGGAGGGCCTGTCAAGTGCTTGCCCTAGTTCTGGACTCTTCCACGAGATACAGCCTCCTCTGTCTTCATCTATTATCTTTGATGACCCACATCCTccgagacacccccccccccccaactgttTGCTGGCCCAGAGCTGCCACTGCTCTGCTTCTTGGTTGATCATGGCGTGGGCAGGCTTTTGACTCTTACTGCACTGGGCTGGGGGTGCCGCCTCTTTGCCCTCGGTACCTGTGCCTGGTAGAGACAGGTGGGTGGTAGAGGCCCTGTTGGGCTTGGGGCTGGTGGGCGGGGACCTGGGAAATGTGCTGGGAAGTGTGATCGAGTCGGAGCGCTGGTCTCATCCAGGGCCCGTGTTTGTCTCGGGCTCTCTCCTCAGCAGTTCAGGAGACCGACTCACTTGCCAGTGTGCAGCTGGGAGCTGCCCGCCCAACAGCACCAGCCTCAGCCAAGAGAACCAAGGCCGCTGCTGCCACGGGGGGCCAGGGCGGGGCCtctaggaaggagaagaagggcaAGCACAAAGGTTGGCTCGCCATCCGAAAGCCCTCCTCAGGAGGCCTGGCCCCCGCTGGAGGGTAGGGGGAGGCTTAGCTTCCTGACCTGGACAGGGTGGGAGGCCCCAGGGAAGGCACCAAATGGCACTCAGCCCACCCAGCTGGCTCACAGGCCTCATGTAGCTCATGGGTGTCCGGGCTGGCCCGTGGGTGTGGGGCAGGCCCTCCATACTGCTAAGACATGAAGCCCCGCTCAGCTGTGGCCCAGGAAGTCCTTCCTCTGCCCAGTCTGAGAGCCTTCTACCTCCGTCCTGACCCAGGACGCTCCGTCCCCTGGGGCTCACTGCCTCGTGGGTCACCAGGCCCATCCGTGGGCAGACTCCTGTCATCGTGTGGGCTTCCACGACTCTGGTCCCACCTCCTCTCTGGGCCCACACACCAGTCTGTTTCCCTGGTCCTTTCTCCAGAAAAGGTCCCCAGGGCTCAAGGACAGTGAGGGTGGCCCCGCCCCTAGTCTCCTGGCTGGACACCCTGTTTTCTCAGCCCCTGTGTATGTGCAGTGGGTTTTTAGGTTCTGGTCATGGTGGGGCAGTGGGATGCCAGGGTCCATAGGCTTCTAGAGCTGACTGCTGCATCTGGGGCCTAGCCCACCCAGATAGGGTGGCTGCGGCCTGCGTGGGCCGGGCCTGGACTCTGTTCCTGAAGCTGTGGCAACTTGGGGAGGAAGGTTGACAAGGGATCGGAGAGAGAGCCTCCTTATGGGAAGGCGAGTATGTGCCAACATCAGCCTTTTCCAGTGGGCCCATGATGTTTTTAATGATGTGagttgactgtgtgtgtgtgtgtgagagagagagagagagagagagagagagagagagaatgaacgtCAGCACTGATACCATGCAGCTGGCCACATGCGTGAACCCGCGTGGTGGCCTCAGCGGTGCCCTGAACGGGTCCTGGTTCTCCACCTGTCTTCTTCACCGTGCAGTTGGCTTTGTAGGTGGTTGCCCATCTGCCTAGAGATGTGCAGCGTTTCAAACCAACTCTTGGCAGCTAATTTGGGAGAACAGCAGAAGTAAGAAAATCCATGTCCCTTCACACCTTATTGACAGGCTGACAGCAAtctagtttgttttatttttaagtcagtttagtttttttttttttttaattttttttttttttagattttatttattcattatagagaggagagagagagagagagagaaggggggaggagcaggaagcatcaactcccatatgcgccttgaccaggcaagcccagggttttgaaccggcaacctcagtgtttccaggttaacgctttatccactgcgccaccacaggtcaggccagtttagtttttttaaatgtcagcttTACAAATAAAGTTTGCAGAGGGTCCCCCCACTCACCCCTTACCTACTCCCTGAACATctgtggaccccccccccccacgggacTCAGCAGTGTCCATGGCCTGCAGGCACCGGCGGGCCAGCTCCTCTGGCAGAAGACAAGTCTGAGGCCGAAGGCCCAGTGCAGATCCTGACTGTGGGCCAGTCGGACCACGCCCAGGACGCAGGGGAGACGGCAGCTGGTGGGGGCGCAGAGCCCAGCGGGCAGGACCTCCGTGCCACGATGCAGAGGAAGGGTGAGCCCCATGGGGGTCTAGTGACACCCCCAAAGCTCAGTCCCAGGTTCTCAGATGCACCCTTCTTAGGGAACATGGCCCTCCTGTGTCCGTTCCAGCCCCTCCCGACCGTGCTGGGGGCAGATTTAGAAACCAGTGACCCTCCTGTGTCCGTTCCAGCCCCTCCCAACCGTGCTGGGGGCAGATTTAGAAACCAGTGAGAAACTGGGGCAGGGCCCCTGATGAGGCCAAATTCAGGGAAAGAAGTGTGAACTAGGCTAACGACCAATCCACAGCTAAGCTGTGTCTCCCCACTCCCATGTCACCTGCCCCTAGGGAGGCCCACATTTGGGGACAAGTTTCCTTTCATTTTGGTTCCTTTgaaaaagctttctttttattttaatttttttgaataagtgacaggcagggaggcagagagactcccgcatatgccctaactgggatccaccggcaagcccttagtgggcgatgctctgcctattttttagcatttgaggtcaggccatgaagccatcctcagcacaacttgcttgaaccagtcgagccatagctgcaggaggggggggggggagagagagagagagagagacgggaaaggggaaggggtagagaagcagatggtcacttctcctatgtgccctgaccggaaatcaaacctgggacttccacaccctgggctgacgctctaccactgagccagccggccagggctgaaaagctTCTTTTGTAAAATGTTCCCCCATCTTCTGAGCTAGGGAGCAGGGCCAGGGTGCCGGGAAGTAGGGCAGATCCTCCCAGGAAACCTGCCGCCTAGTTTCCTCGCGGTGAGCCCTGCCTGTGGGAGCCCCGGGCATGGGTgagggggcagagggaagccCAGCAATGCTACACTTTGTGAGGAATCGGATCAGGGACAGCTTCCTGGAGAAAGGGCTGTTGGGGTAACTTGAGGTTGGAGGTGGTGTTCAGGTGGGGAGAAGCacgcagagcagaaggcaggccAGGGAGAGGAGTCAGCACGCACAGCCGACTGAGGAGGAGGCTGGGCCTCTTCCAGGCAGATTCCACGGTCAGGCCTGAGGCCAGAAGTGGAGGCTCCCCGCGCAGGGCAGCTCATCAGGCCTTGCTACCCAGGAGACGGGCATTGTGAGTGCTAGAGAGGAGGGGGTCTGCGGGAGGGACTGACCtgaagctgggggaggggggtgcacaGCCCAGTGATCGTGACCAGTCCCAGCATGTACCTGAGAATGTGTGTCCTCGGGTACACTGGGGTGTGCGTGggagtgtgtgtgaatgtgtgtgtgcatgtaaagcctgtgtgtgcacgcgtgGGTACCGGTGGTGCGGTGCGTGTGAGCAGATGTCTGTCTGGGTACGCATGTGACCACGCATCCCACCTGCCCCTTTGCCTGGCCCAGGCATCTCCAGCAGCATGAGCTttgatgaggaagaggaggaggaggatgagaacAGCTCCAGTTCCTCTCAGCTAAACAGCAACACCCGCCCCAGCTCTGCTACCAGCAAGAAGTCCGTCAGGGTGAGTGAGGAAGAGTGGACAGCCGTGTGCAGGGGCTGGTCGTCTGGCCGGAGGGGAACGAGTGTGGAGAATGATGGGGAGGGGCTTGCCTAAGGCTGGTCCCCGATGCCTATCAAGAGCTGTTTTGGCCTGGCCTCTCCTGTTCTCCCACTCTGCCTCCTGTTGACCTTTGGGAGGCCAGGAGTTGGGGGAGCTGGACTTGGACAGGATGACCTTTGAGAAGCTGCCCATATCCTCCATCTCTACGCCCAGGGATGGGTGAGGGAAGGAAGGGCTGGTCAGCTAGACGACGACCCCAGGACCAGGCTGGCCAGCCCACATTCAGGGGCCCTGCGCCATCCACCACCACCATCGCCACCGTCAGGGCTCAGCTCTGGATCCCAGCCCCTCCGTTTCAGCTGCGTGAGGTCCCGGGGCTGAGGCTCTGCTCTCCTCCCCCGCAGGAGGCGgcctcagcccccagccccacagctCCGGAGCCTGCGGTGGATGTTGAGGTCGAGGACCTGGAGGAGTTCGCACTGAGGCCCGCCCTCCAGGGCATCACCGTCAAGTGCCGCATCACACGGGATAAGAAGGGGATGGATCGGGGGATGTACCCCACCTACTTCCTGCACCTGGACCGAGATGACGGGAAGAAGGTAAGGTTGACCTGGGCACGGATTTCCAGGGCAGGCTGGAGGTCCTGGGGCTGGAATGCAGCTGGAGGCCTCAGATCCAGCACTGACCTCTCAGTGCCCCAAAGAGACGGAAGCCTCGTGCTGTGCTGAATGGCCTGTCCAGGCCGCCCGTGCTCAGCCTTGTGTTTGCCAGTGTGCACGTGTAAGCACATTGCGTGCAGGAGCTGAAGCAAGGGAGAGTCATTTGTGTGAGTGCAGGTGTGTGAGTGGCGCTTGTACCTGTGTGCACACCGGAGGCTGGACCTGgaatgtggccttactctgctcccTAAGGTGTTCCTCCTGgcgggaaggaagagaaagaagagtaaaACTTCCAATTACCTCATCTCTGTGGACCCAACGGACTTGTCTCGAGGAGGGGACAGCTACATCGGGAAACTGCGGTACCAGCACTCCCCCagaccgggggtgggggcaggctcTCTAGAGGGCATCTCCTCCCTGAAGGAGATCTAGGCCAGGGGGTGGGTCTTCTCgggtcctctctgtccctcaggtCCAGCCACAGGCTCTCTGCCAGCTAGAGCCTGACTTGGAGATGGGCCTCCCACTCCCTACCCTAGGCTGCTCCCAGCCATCTGGGCATTAGGCCCATCAAGAATGATGGCTCAAACCCTGCGATGTCACTGGTGTGTGGGCTACCACGGAAGGGCCACCTTGGCCCCATGGTCAGTGCtgaggggcagggctgagagggaGTCTCTGATGGCAGGGAGAACAACCTTGGGGCGAGGGGAGGCTCTGAGCTCGCCTCAGGATGGGGCCGTTGCTGAGGAATGGAGTGTGAGGTTGGGGGAGCATAAATCAAGCTTAGAGGTAGGAGTCAGAGCTGTGGAGATGGGGCTGGACCAAGGGTCACAGGATGGATGGGACAGAGATCATCTTACTCAGTCCCCAGGGGCTGCTGCGTCCCCTCTCCTGTCTTCCCAGGTGCCATGCTGTCTGCTCCCTTCTGTTCCTCCAGGAAAACATTCTGTGGAGCCCAGACTTACCTCCCTGGGTTTCCCTCACTGAGCCACGATGCTCTTTGTTTCAATTCTGAGCCAGTCCAGACTTTTGCCCTTAAAGGTGGGGATTCAGTGAGCACTGTGTCCCCCAGTCAGCTCCTGGCTCAGGCCAGAAAGCTTTGCAGGCTTCTCATAGGACAGACTGTTAGCTGTTTGCTGCCCTGGGGCAGAGGTATGTGCCCCTGTACCAATTGTGCCTGTCCTGCAGGTCCAACCTCATGGGCACCAAGTTCACCGTGTATGACAATGGCGTCAACCCTCAGAAGGTGTCATCCCCTACTCTGGAAAGTGGGACCTTGCGTCTGGAGCTGGCAGCCGTGTGCTACGTGAGTTCTGGGCTCCTGGGTCTCTGGTCTCCGAGGCGGACATGACACTGAGGACTTGCTGCATGTGTGTGGGCTCTCCTTGCTGTCTATGTGGATAGACAGGCTACAGAGAGGTGGGCTGTCCTCTGTCGAGTGGCCCCTGCCTGGGAGAGGGACCCTGGCCTTCTCGCTTCTGAGCTGAGACTGCaggtggcctccgcctcagagaGCTCTGGGAACCGGGTCTGGCTCTGTGCGGCCCAGCCCAGGAGCCTCCTGGAAAGAAGGATCAGGAGGCCTGGGTGCTGGTCTCTgcatcccttccctcctccctccagcatCCTGCATGCACTACAAGCCCTTTGTATAATTATTTCACCAACAGCTCAGCGTAAGAGCTCAGTCCTGTTTTCTTTATTACATAGATGAGGAGagtgaagctcagaggttgcgtCACAGTTCATAAATATCCAAACTGGAATATAAGTACAAGGGATTTCACCTTATTTTAAAATGGGGGATTGGTACCCCTATCAACCTGGGCATGGATGCTTCACCAAGGCTAATTGGGAATCTGTAGCTGTTTTTGCTGTTTAGTGTGATCTTATGATGCCACCTGCTGGTCATTTTTGGGGAAGCAGTTCGAATTTCTTAAACTACTGAGCCCCAGCTActttccaggcactgaggatatagTAATGAGCAAAAGAGACATAGATTTATACCCTTATGGGGCTTAAACCTTTAGTGGGGGAGATAAGGTACAAAACagacatatcaacaaaataagtaTGTTCCTGATAAATGctaagttgaaaaaataaaatggaagaggGCTACGAAGTATCCCGGTGTGTATGACTTTTTTAGGAAGGatggccgggggtgggggtggggggtggggggggcgtgcTGAGGCAGCACCTGGGTATAACGCAGAAGGAAGTGAGGGCCAGCCACCTCAGTGCTGGGGAGTACCGCTCGGAGCGCAGAAGTCCTggaggcctggcatgtggggacaGCAGGAGGGCAGTGAGTGCAGGGCCGGGTCACGGTGAGGAGGAGGTGATGGGGCCACATCACGTGAGGCCTGGTGGGCTTCCGCCTTTTCTCTGAACTAGGGAGGAAAACGAGGTGACCTAATGGCACCACTGACTGTGTGGAGGACGGGTgacggaggaggggtggggggccaAGGATGGAAACAGTAGTCCACTGGGGCCCGTTACTGTGA of Saccopteryx bilineata isolate mSacBil1 chromosome 1, mSacBil1_pri_phased_curated, whole genome shotgun sequence contains these proteins:
- the TUB gene encoding tubby protein homolog isoform X4, giving the protein MLANQPSAEGGTPRPMGSQHSKQRRKLGPLKRGHRRDPDRRTTRRKYWKEGREIVRLGDSSTNVKLKSIVETGGCETQSAQATPVAGLWPRAWGGSLFERRTQLYKMTPVLDDEGNNLRQQKLDRQRALLEQKQKKKRQEPLMVQANADGRPRSRRARQSEEQAPLVESYLSSSGSTSYQGTGGPAPLAEDKSEAEGPVQILTVGQSDHAQDAGETAAGGGAEPSGQDLRATMQRKGISSSMSFDEEEEEEDENSSSSSQLNSNTRPSSATSKKSVREAASAPSPTAPEPAVDVEVEDLEEFALRPALQGITVKCRITRDKKGMDRGMYPTYFLHLDRDDGKKVFLLAGRKRKKSKTSNYLISVDPTDLSRGGDSYIGKLRSNLMGTKFTVYDNGVNPQKVSSPTLESGTLRLELAAVCYETNVLGFKGPRKMSVIVPGMNMVHERVCIRPRNEHETLLARWQNKNTETIIELQNKTPVWNDDTQSYVLNFHGRVTQASVKNFQIIHGNDPDYIVMQFGRVAEDVFTMDYNYPLCALQAFAIALSSFDSKLACE
- the TUB gene encoding tubby protein homolog isoform X6; translation: MLANQPSAEGGTPRPMGSQHSKQRRKLGPLKRGHRRDPDRRTTRRKYWKEGREIVRVLDDEGNNLRQQKLDRQRALLEQKQKKKRQEPLMVQANADGRPRSRRARQSEEQAPLVESYLSSSGSTSYQVQETDSLASVQLGAARPTAPASAKRTKAAAATGGQGGASRKEKKGKHKGTGGPAPLAEDKSEAEGPVQILTVGQSDHAQDAGETAAGGGAEPSGQDLRATMQRKGISSSMSFDEEEEEEDENSSSSSQLNSNTRPSSATSKKSVREAASAPSPTAPEPAVDVEVEDLEEFALRPALQGITVKCRITRDKKGMDRGMYPTYFLHLDRDDGKKVFLLAGRKRKKSKTSNYLISVDPTDLSRGGDSYIGKLRSNLMGTKFTVYDNGVNPQKVSSPTLESGTLRLELAAVCYETNVLGFKGPRKMSVIVPGMNMVHERVCIRPRNEHETLLARWQNKNTETIIELQNKTPVWNDDTQSYVLNFHGRVTQASVKNFQIIHGNDPDYIVMQFGRVAEDVFTMDYNYPLCALQAFAIALSSFDSKLACE
- the TUB gene encoding tubby protein homolog isoform X8 — translated: MDGLEMGLFTELGPRNPREPQYAAERGQGNPVRKEEGRSGFLFSVLDDEGNNLRQQKLDRQRALLEQKQKKKRQEPLMVQANADGRPRSRRARQSEEQAPLVESYLSSSGSTSYQAVQETDSLASVQLGAARPTAPASAKRTKAAAATGGQGGASRKEKKGKHKGTGGPAPLAEDKSEAEGPVQILTVGQSDHAQDAGETAAGGGAEPSGQDLRATMQRKGISSSMSFDEEEEEEDENSSSSSQLNSNTRPSSATSKKSVREAASAPSPTAPEPAVDVEVEDLEEFALRPALQGITVKCRITRDKKGMDRGMYPTYFLHLDRDDGKKVFLLAGRKRKKSKTSNYLISVDPTDLSRGGDSYIGKLRSNLMGTKFTVYDNGVNPQKVSSPTLESGTLRLELAAVCYETNVLGFKGPRKMSVIVPGMNMVHERVCIRPRNEHETLLARWQNKNTETIIELQNKTPVWNDDTQSYVLNFHGRVTQASVKNFQIIHGNDPDYIVMQFGRVAEDVFTMDYNYPLCALQAFAIALSSFDSKLACE
- the TUB gene encoding tubby protein homolog isoform X7 → MLANQPSAEGGTPRPMGSQHSKQRRKLGPLKRGHRRDPDRRTTRRKYWKEGREIVRLGDSSTNVKLKSIVETGGCETQSAQATPVAGLWPRAWGGSLFERRTQLYKMTPVLDDEGNNLRQQKLDRQRALLEQKQKKKRQEPLMVQANADGRPRSRRARQSEEQAPLVESYLSSSGSTSYQAVQETDSLASVQLGAARPTAPASAKRTKAAAATGGQGGASRKEKKGKHKGISSSMSFDEEEEEEDENSSSSSQLNSNTRPSSATSKKSVREAASAPSPTAPEPAVDVEVEDLEEFALRPALQGITVKCRITRDKKGMDRGMYPTYFLHLDRDDGKKVFLLAGRKRKKSKTSNYLISVDPTDLSRGGDSYIGKLRSNLMGTKFTVYDNGVNPQKVSSPTLESGTLRLELAAVCYETNVLGFKGPRKMSVIVPGMNMVHERVCIRPRNEHETLLARWQNKNTETIIELQNKTPVWNDDTQSYVLNFHGRVTQASVKNFQIIHGNDPDYIVMQFGRVAEDVFTMDYNYPLCALQAFAIALSSFDSKLACE